A stretch of DNA from Oryza brachyantha chromosome 4, ObraRS2, whole genome shotgun sequence:
GCTGGTCACCGTTACCGACCTGTGGAACGGACTAGCGCCCGGACTCGTCTGCACTGCTGACGACACCCTCCACAGCACGGAGGGCGACCGCGCCATGGGTGTCAAAGGGTAGCTCGGTGGCCGCGTGAACCTACCCCCGGTGAGCCTATCCATCGCCTACTTTCGCTTGCCCCTCTAGCTTTATGACCAGATCCAACTGCAAGGGTGATGGATCCATGCGCTGCGACCCTGGATCTGGCCGTCCCCTTCTTCCACCGTCGGCTTCCTCCAACATTAGCTGAGAGCCGGCCGCTAACCTGTTGTGCCTCCTCTGCCCTTTGGGGTCGTGGCCTCCCTAAGGAAGGCCCTGCCACCGCTGTCAATGCTGTCGCACAAGCTGGCCAGCGAGTCGTTcaggtggcggcgaggcgaggggagggagggaggcgtaGTAGCGGTGGCTGGCTGTTTCGGTAAGGACACCCTCCACAGCACCAAGGGCGATCACGCCATGGGTGTCAAAGGGTAGCTCAGGGGCCGCGTGAACCTACCCCCGGTGAGCCTATTCGTCGCCTACTTCCGCTTGCTCCTCTAGCTTTATGACCAGAACCAGCTGCAAGGGTGATGGATCCATGCGCTGCGACCTCGGATCCTACCGTCCCCTTCTTCCGTCGCCAGCTACCTCCAGTATCAGCCGAGGGTCAGCCCCTAACCTGCTGCGCCTCCCCTGCCCTTTAGGGTCGCGGCCTCACTGAGGAAGGCCCTGCCACCGCTGTCCTTGCTGTCACACAAGCTGGCCAACGAGCCGCTCAGGTGGCGGCAAggcgaggagagggagggagggaggggtaGTGGCGGTGGCCGGCTGTTTCGCTGCCTAGGTCTCCCTAGGGCTCGAGCGACATGGGTGTTGCTGTTTTTCctacagaaaagaaaatgaatctATGGACCTTGTAGACAAGTGTGCGATATTAGATCTTACTCATCTCAAGCCATCTGTGGTCATTGAATGTTTGATTTGTGGTGCAAATTGGCCAATCATTGACGAAACGGAGACATCTATAATATATCCaatactgatttttttctcatttaagGTCAGTCTCAATGCCTAGTTTCACTACatagtttataaaataagtaactTGATGAAACGAGATGCATGAAACAGCTATTCATAGTGCAACGTTTCATTGTACCATTTGCAAagctaaataaatcatttaattacCGATAAAAGTTTGAATGCATACAAATAGTGTTTAATGGCATGAAACTCCTCAAGCCCCTCAATACGAGTTTCACTGCGTTACCGAGCACATGGTAACGATGCCCAAACGTTTCATGGCCCTGAAGTGAATTCCTTCTGTCTCCTCACAGTTTCCTGtaaatattctcttttgtgCTGATGTGTGTTAACGCtagaatttggataattttcattggagattaaactgtgattaaagatCGAATCAGACAGGAAACAGGGCTATCGGATAGAAGATCAGGCGGAATACAACTCAAATTCAGTCGATGGAGTctggatcggataagaaatagagtccgattAGGCCTAAAATGTTACAAATATATTCgagaataatcagagtccgtgtaatttaattttatctgttaattagagtaagtttagattttttttctttatctctaagagagttagactctgatcgggacttgtgtattagagatagagtctacctcggagtttgttatttcttttatctattaggagtcgtatgtcgtgtccaacacggactAGCGTCAGGAGACGCACGTCGATGATGCGGCCAGCCAAAACGCACGATGACGAACACGACTGAGTAGATTGGATCTtcgctctgataccacttgttagggAAATAGGCCAGATAACCAAGAAGTGGATTTAAATAGAAACTCTTATGGGAAAAAACCACAAGCGCCAACTGATAGTAACCACTATGAGATGTGATTACGATGTAGGGAAATAGATCGGATCGTCGCACCCTTCCCGTGTAGCTTACAAGTGATATATATCAGGGAAAATCTAAGCTTCCTAatagaaaaagacaaaaaatcctattaggaaactaatcatACTCCTATAGGAAACGACTAAAACAAACCTACTAGGAAAcagtaatataatccaaatacattatagataaaaattcaGATCATATCTCTCACAGTAACCATTACATATAATAAGAAATAGGGAAAATTTCTTGTATGCCCTCCAAATATTAGCCTATCCCCTATGTGCCCTTAAATTTTGCTAACTCATTTGCATGCTCTTGAATTATGATTTTGATCCATTACAGGTCCTTTTGGTCGGTTGACCATGAGTAccgtttaatttttataaaaatgtcaaTTTTGCCCTTATgcatggaaagaaaaacaataggAATATTTGGAATATAGTATTAAAAGCTATAAGCTTGGTGCGTGTGACTATTATATTCTTTACTGTGTAAGCTAttattcatgaaaaaatattttataataataaaaatatatcatttttattaaaagtatATGTAATGTTTTTCGTCATAGTACTGTAATAGATTTGCTACGTGTtgtataacttaaaaaaacactatCCATAACTTGAATTTGTTATGGTTaccatttataaatattacaaatattttttaagatatctttaaaattttaatgtgtaAATactataacttaaatttattatggttaccgtttaaaaatatattatgctaCATACATTACTTTCTCATATATCAAACTTATTGTTATAGAACAAAGTACTATATTTCTAATGtgtaaatactttattttctcATTCCTTATATATCTAGggataaaatcaatatttttacaCTTATTTAACGGTCAACTCACGGTCAACTAACGAGAGGGATATAGAAaagatcaaaataaatattcatgGGTATATAGGAGAGTGAACAAAACTCAGGGGTATAGAAGAGATTAGCTAAATTTTCAGGGGCatagaagaaaattttctctaaGAGATAAGTTGTATTGAAACAGTGCAAACTGAGTTTTATATAGATGAAACTCATTTTTGTTAACTCCTTAAGACATCattaaaaattagttatttaatgataatgATAATTTTGCGTTCCAATCAAAGGAGCCTTTCCAAACATGTATTccgttttaaaaatttatatttttctgtctCTTTTACATATAACACAAATGCTAATTCATCGCTCCTGGTTTTACTGCTGGCCATGAGCTTCTTTTCCTATAGCTCGTCAAGAAATGGGGCCAACGCCACGAACCAGGACTACACCGCTCGTCTTTTCCATTcggtttatgtttataaattagaattaatattttaattttaaatttaaaattgacttAGTTTTTCCACCGTAAGTAGTTTATTATTCAGTTTTAGAATTTAGatgattatatatgtatataaattttatttataaattattttttgtttataaatatatttggttCCCTGTAAAAGCCCAACATTAACCGAGCTAGTGTCGTAGTCAGTCAAGATGAAACAATACGATCCACCGAATCACGTGTACTTATCATACTTGACCGACCGTGAACACAAATGAGGCTTTTTGTTCGGTTAATTTCAATGAGAGGAATTAGAGGGCAATGAGAAGGAATAATTGGACGCTACAGTAGACGTGGAATAAATTGCTTTGAAATCAAGGATTAACCCAACAAGagacatactccctccgtcccaaaataaaccaatttttcactttttacctataattttttattcttcgtcttatttaaattttttttacgattgatatttttgtttttattagatgataaattatgaatagtactttatgtgtgactaatttttttttaatttcctaaaaatttttcaaataaaacaaaacggtcaaacgttgaacacGAATATcagagaattggttttttttatagaggAGTAAGATGGAATGACGGGTTGAGCATTCACGGCCACGCTTTGGCCGTCCAGCAGACGTCCATCTCCGCGCGCGGATCCACATGCTAACTCCCGTGTCGGCACGGCACGGGATGGAATTCCACGTTCGGTTTAATCTTCCTAATTCCATACTTTTCATTTGTTACAcctatgttttttaaactgttaaacgatataattttgttgagatttctataaaaaattattttaaaaaatcatattaatctattttataatctttcataattaataattaattaattatatatcaatatattgttatgttttttacACCGAATAACCTCCCACCGAACACGGCCTGACTCCTCGAATTGACCTGGCCAGGGCacgtgatctaaaagtaaagatgTAATAAGGTAAATCATATCCtatactagattttttttagagaggAAGTCCTACAAGACTTGCATTACACGCCTCTTTACTAAATAGCCAACAAAGTTTCCtagtgtaaaatatttttaaatcatttaagAACAAAATCATTTCAATGGTGATTTTGATAACATCATCATGGTATATTTGTTCAACTTGTAAGTGGTTTAATACAGTATTTTGGGACACCGTACCTATAAAGGCTTAAAGATCTTAGGATCAAATTTAAGAGTCAACTAATGTTTACTGGGTGGTAATGGCAAAATCAAAATGTTCAGTAAATTAATGGAAGACTGATAAAAAGTAGAACTGCAATTAATATTTCTACGGTGACAGACATAATGCAATTGTAACGGGTGACAACAAAAATTCCCTTTTCTTAGTTTATATAACTTAGGGcggaaatttttatttttaaatatttttaataaataattttgttatgaaaccccttatgaaaaaatttcacCATGTTTACATCTTTACCATGCCACCCCTTCTAGCGTGGTGTTGTTACACCAAACTGGTCAGCACGGCTTGACAGGAACACGCTGGCACATCAATCACCAGCATAGGAACATTGTCTTACTACATCAGACATGGCGGTGTAGCCAAAGGtttagataataataatatttatagagaagacttaataataaattatttattaaaaagcttaaaataagaatatttttaGAGTGACAACACCGTCTAGATAGATTAATAGAGGAAGGACAAATTAATTGGGGTCGACATCCTAAAACAACAGAAATTTCTAGTACGGCgcagtttatatttatgtgtgtaagcataaatatttttttttacgactCTCTTCATagtataatatgttttttcatttatgtagATGGGGATTCATCAAAATACTAATTTGCAGTTTTAAGATAATTGTTTGTTCACCccaataaattagaaaaagtAATCATGTGAGTTTATAGATGGTCATTTAGTTGTGGAAAAAAACATTAGTAGATTATTAGTAGTAGATAAAAAACATTAGTCAATCAAATTGACCCATTCAATCATAGGGTGTGACTGTACGACGTATTTgcaaataacaaataatttgtgaataaagcTTTCATAGACggattcttagcgatataaaagtaaacaccataaaataagaaataacccaaaataaactctatattaaaaaaattaaaatttggagcAAAATTGAAAAGACGAGGGACATATATTCTTCTAATGCTGTCATATCACAGTTGCTTGGATGAAATGGCAAACAACTAATCGTGGAATCCAGATCGAATCTGTTTGACatgggtatatatgtatacacacGTCGGCGAACTAATTTGTTATGGTTGGAATGGCCACACAGTAGGAACCAATTAAGGAATTGAAGTTCCACAATCACTTTGCTGTAGCCACCATGGGACTTGTGCCGATGTgcctagccgccgccgccgccgccgtgttcgCAGCATCAGTAGCCCTAGCATCTTCCTATGCGGCGGCCGCCGTTGCGTCGTCCGGATCAGGTTATATTCATCTTCTGAATCTCATGGCAGCAACCAAGGTGTGTGCACTCATATACTCTTCagctatcttttttatttaacacatCTTCTTATTAATAATGTTTCTTAACAGAAGAGTATGATCCCAATAATGAAAATCCGTGTAAACGGTGGTGTGGAAATATGCCTATTCCTTTCCCGTTTGGTCTCTTATTACAATGCTCCGGAAGTGGGAAGTTTCTCCTAAACTGcacatccaatcaaacactACTTATCGGAATTCCTCCAGCACAATACCGAGTGGTCAACATCTCATTAAACGATGGTCTCCTGTTCGTGAAGAACATCACAATGCCAACCACAGCAACGGCCCTGCATGACTTGGACTTGTCTGGAGGCCAGGGCATTTGGAGATGGGCTGTCACCAACAAAACATGTGAAACTGCAGCCAAAACCGAGGCATCCTACGCTTGCATTGCCACCCACAGTGTGTGTGTTGATGCAGCTCCTGGCTATCGTTGCAAGTGCTCTCCCGGCTTCGATGGAAATGCTTACATCAATGGTGGCTGTCAAGGTACCCTAGCTCTGATAAGCTTCAACATGTATAGCTAGCAGAGGTTTGCTATGAcgcaaaacaaaacatgttGTCAACTATAGGAAACGAattttgttccaaaaaaagaaaaagtagcAAAGGGAGAACCATCTTCTGTTATACTCCCTcggtttttattttgattgacgccgttgattttttttatttacatctgacccttcgtcttattcgtaaattttattcaaatatacaaaattataaatcatacttaaaattactttagtaataaatcaaatcataataaaatagttaatagttatattatcaaaaagtcaacgatgtcaaaaaaaatcgaaGGGAGTACTATTACTATCGGATACGATAATAAGTGCATTTTTAGACTTCAAATTTGGCTCACAAGGAGTACTTTTGTAGAGTGCTAATTGCCTCGTCAATCACCTCATAttcaaatatcttatttattttacccCTATCTACCTCTCACTTCATACaatctatttatttaatatatataatatttaatttattttgttcttgtAACTAATTTAGCTTTATAGTGATAGATCAAAATGGCATTTATATTGTGACAAAGGTAGTATTATGTACTTCAGCCGATCACGTCTAGTTGCGTACTATGCAGATATTGATGAGTGTTCCATGCCGGACCTGTGTGATGGACTGTGCTCCAACATCGAAGGGAGCTACCGTTGCATTCCTTGTCCTAAAGGCTCAACTTTTAATCCCCTTGAAAGGATATGCGTATCTAATGGACACAGCCTTCTTCCTGGTATGTCAGTCCtggctccttttcttttgcaaaaatgaAATTTCCCTTGAGAAGTATTCATCTACGTTCTAGGTCTTCCAATTGGACTTGGCTGTGGTATTGGAGTCCTTGTTCTTACGGTGGgtctagttttatttgttcGATGGTGGAGGAGACATATGCAAAGGAAACTTAGAAGGGAGTACTTCCGGAAAAACAAAGGCCTACTCCTTGAGCAATTGTTGTCGTCGGATGAAAGTATTGCACACgatccaaaaatattttcgttCGAAGAGCTAGAGAAGACAACCGACAACTTCCATTCAACGCGTATTCTTGGTTGTGGAGGCCATGGCACTGTATACAAGGGAATTTTGTTGGACCAACGCGTGGTTGCGATTAAGAAATCCAAAATTATGGACCATAATGAAATCAGTCAATTTATCAATGAGGTCGCAATCTTGTCTCAAATTGTTCATCGGAATATGGTAAAACTTTTTGGTTGTTGCCTTGAATCGGAGGTACCATTACTTGTGTATGAGTTCATCTCCAATGGTACGTTATATGACCTTCTTCATGGCGAGCATAATACAACATTCTCATTAAGGTGGGAGGATTGTGTCAGGATTGCACTTGAGGTTGCAGGTGCTCTTTCATATCTACACTCTGCTGCATCAATACCCATATTCCATAGAGATGTGAAGTCAGCCAATATACTCTTAAACGACAACTACACTTCAAAGGTTTCAGACTTTAGGGCATCAAGATATATCTCCATTGATAAAACTCGGGTGGTGACAATCGTACAGGGGACATTTGGATATTTAGATCCAGAATACTTCCACACATCTCAACTAACTGAGAAGAGTGATGTTTACAGCTTTGGCGTTATACTTGTTGAGCTCCTAACGAGGAAGAAACCAATCTTACTAAACTGTTATAGGGAAAAACAAAGCTTGTCTCATTACTTTCTTCAAACACTACAAAATGGAAGAATCATGGAAATAGTTCATCCCCAAGTTGCTGAGGAAGCAAATGCAAGTGAAATCGATGAATTGGCATCACTTGCAGAGATGTGTTGACAGATCAGAGGAGAAGAACGACCTAAGATGAAAGAAGTGGAGTTAAGACTGCAGCTCCTAAGAGCTATGGTAACAAAGAGAAGCCATCAGGGGTTATTAGGTAAAAATGAGATTGGGTCATCAGTGCAGTCCAATTCCAATCATGCATCTGCGACAAGGAGTGTTCTGCTTCCTGCAGCTATTAACCCATCGATTGATCATCAGGATGCAACTCGTTGCTACACAATGGAGCAAGAGCTCATTTCTTGGACGGATCTACCACGCTAAACTGTAGTACTGTACTACGCTATGTTCCATGATATATACATCTGCAAACTATTTTCTGCTATTCTTTTTTGGACTGTATGTTTTCTTTCAGTATAAGTATATTCTCTTTGGAATGCAGTTGTTTTACTGAATTTAGTTCATTTCCATCATCAACCCTCTAATTTGAAGCAATCTGTCGCCAAGGCATTCCATTTGCAGGAGGAATCGCCTGCAACATATCAATCAAATTCTGTGCACATTCGATCATCTTTGTAATCGCTTGTACATTCCCCTTACAATCTTAATATACTTTGGCCGACTACTTGGTAGGCCCAGCCAAAAAAATTCTGTGCACATGATTTCAGATATATATCACACACATCTCAAATTAAAAGGAGATCAGCTATATATCATTACCAGGAATTTAAATAGATTTCAGATCAActgtattaaaattaaattcatcaCACAGAAATGGAGGTcagaaaaaattaataaccCTGTGAAGATGAATCCCTCAGATTCTACTTTCACCGAAATGTTTAAGCATTCAATGcattattttagtattttagatTAACAGCCGACATCATTTTAAGCATTCAGACCTCCACTCAGTATTCTCAGTGGCGGGCGCATGATTTCACACTTGGATATTCAAATTATAAcggtgtaataaaaaaatagggttaattagatcatactattataaatttattagttttaaaatataccattagtctattactattcgactaatGATAAAGATGTGCAAGAAAAACGAAAGAAATACCAGAGTGGACACTGTCAGTCAGTGATCTACATCGACCTTTCCTCTACCTCCtgatttatatttctttttatggatTATATTGAGGTCCTAACCTCTAGATACGCCTGACAATACTGAAATCTCACGTGAAAATGTTGATGTGGTTGCTAAAGAAATTACTTCTTAAAAAAGTGACGCTATTTCTTCCTTTTACTTTGGAaatgtgtttttatttgattatttgattattgcaCAATGGCTACGTATTCTAGGGTCACATTCGCCCTCACCCATTAGTTAACTTAcatctctcgtttttcgcacgcacgcttcccaaactacaaaatggtgtattttttacaaaaaatttctatagaaaagttgcttttaaaaatcatattaatctattttatatttttttaataattaattaatcatgtactaatatattactacactaaacgaggcctaagttaacttaccacccCTCTCGCTGAATGGGGCCTAGGTCGGAAGGCCCATTGGATCGATCCCAGCAAACGGCGCTCGCATCTTATTTTTGtggaaaaaaatctatgaaaGGTCTCAACTGAAAAGTGGGTTTGTTTTTCGTCTTTTAACCGGAATATCACCAAGCTTTTATAATCTATTCAGAAAAAGTCTCTCGACAgttttgacttattttttcaCTGGTTTTGCTGATATGGCGTCCGGGGCTCCCACGTGTcagttttttctctctccttctcttccttcctctcctctctcttcctcttttctcttcttctctagAGCGGCCAGTGCGGACAGGGGCAGTGGCGGCTGGCCTGACGGCTGCGTCCCGGCGGCCATCATCACCGCGTCGGCCACGCTGCCGTATATCCCTGAGGTCTCCGTCGTGCGGGCAGAGCACCTACTGCATTCCGGCGACGCTCAGCCAGGAGCTGGTCTCTCTCTTCAAGGGCATATACCTCTGCACCATCGGGATCGGCTGCGCGGAGGCCGTGCTGATCGAGTTCGTGAAGGAGCAGGCAGTtcgatgacggcggcggcgagaacgCGGGAGCGGGAGAGGAAGGTGTCCTACTTCATACCATCACCCTACACGGACTACGGTAACCTCCTCGATCTTTAACATACATATACTATATTCATTGActcattgcattgcattgcttCAACCAGTTTTTAATGCTTGATTTCTTGCTTCTCATCATTCGTAAATGCTGCAGGAGATGGAGGACAGATTAATCGAGTTGGAAGAAATGCAAAAAGTGCTACTGCTTGAGGGAGTGGGTCAGTCGCTCGCTCATCTTCTGCCCAACTAATTACTCTAGTGGAGTGTTACTCAAAGTTTATCTTGTTATATAGTACTCGATCGATGACCTTTTGCTCAAACTCCCCTCGATCTCTCATGCAGAGGCCTATGACAAGCTGCAAAATGACCTCATCACCGCTAAAGCAAAGATCCTGCAATCCAGCAATAAAAAATCGACAGTAGtaagaactaaacaaaattacattgtacgaattttctcttttgttatGCAGCTCTTCATCATAGCAAAATGTAAATTTGTATTTGTCGTTTCACGTTACCCAGCTTCTTGAAATAGTTGAACGGAATGAGCTCAACATGTCCATATTAACACTTCTTGATGACAATATAGCAAGTGCAAGGCCGCCGTCGTGAAGTCAGGACGCAGTAGGTGCTCCGCCCTGCAAGCTCAACATGTCCATATTATCAGCACGGCCTTCGCGCAGCCGATCTCGACGACGCAGAGGTATATGCGCGCCCGTGAAGAAGACCAGCTCCTGGCTGAGCCTTGCCAGGACGCAATAGGTGCTCCGCTCGGCGGCTCCTGGCTATGCTGGTCGCCGGCAATGGCGACCGGCGGTACCACCGGCGGCAGCGTTGAGGATGACGTCAAGTGCCGACTTCTCGCCATCCCCGCTGGGATCCGTCGCACGCTGCTTGCGTGGACCGTATGTCGCCACCCACCCGCCCACTgcatcggccgtcgccgcccccgccgggaTCCGTCGCACACCGCCTACGTGGACCGCTGCCTCGGCGATCACcgcccccacgccgccgcgagcCACCTGTGAAGGCCGCCGCCTCTGCTGTCGCTCATGATTTTATTCTAGCCTGCAGCCATGTGCGtcgggagagaagagaaagagagatggATGAGAGCACGGGAACGGGAGTGACAGGAGAGAatggaaaaagagaagaagggttacaaaaaataaaataacctgACGTTTAGGACCCACCAAACACCACATCAGTAAAACcggtgaaaaaaaagtcaaaactgcCGAGGGATTATAAAAGTTTAGGGGTACACATTTCTGTATTACGGTTAAgagatgaaaaacaaactcCTTTTTGAGTTTAGGGACCTTTGGTGGACTTTTCCtaattttgttaaataatTGTTCGGAAGCGACGAGTGGGCCGTGAGCGCGAGGTGCGCAGAAAAGCGGGCCGATGGCGAGGCGCTCGCGCGGCCTGGCCAAAGTGGGCCCATGGCGATAGGAATCCGACTCCAACATGAGTTTTTTCTGCTATAAATACAGGAAGAGGAGGCTGGCTCTTACATAATCAAACAAACAACTTGTTTGCAGCCACCTCAAAAACACCAAAGTATatctcgtttttttttttcctgtcacGGTGAGCATCCATCCATTCTACTACTTTCTTAACTTCTCTTCTGGAATCTGCGTCATGAAACCTAGATTAGATGCGTTCTCTTCTAGATTTAAGGGGGACTAataccatgttttttttttcttgttcccAAGAACTTGGGAGGTTGACGTGAGCCCTAACAATGTCGCACGAAAGAACCGCCCCTGACAACTGGACGTTACACCAACGCGCTGTCCTTCGGCAACAGATGCTCCAGGGCACCACCAacatggtaattttttttattttttacaacgTTGTTATTTGTCATTCATTCACGTGCATACCAATCTGCACGTgcatataatatgaaaatatatgaatttattttcatattatatgtACTTTAgcggaattttttttgatactTTTCGAAATTGTAGGTTGTTTTGTGAAATTCATTAGAAAGAACAGCGGGTATAGTTCTAAAGTATATTCCTTTTATGTGAAAATGGTTGCTTacatttaatcaaacttaaagaaatttaacttaaaaatcaaaatatcttGTGAAATGAAACCAATGAAGTACAGTTGATCTGATGGAGTGATGGTTGGCAGCCGTTATTTTGGTTGCAATATTACTGAACAAATTTCAATCAAAGGAGTCAACCAAAATATTCCCTCCTGTAAAGCCGGTGGCCCGTGTTCGATACCCAGCAACGGCGTTGCATCTTCTTGCTTCAGAAgcgagcgcgcgcggcgcATGGCGGACGGGGATAAGTAGGATTTGTGTCCTACTAATCCGACTCCTACTTgtgaattttttctataaatagaaatagaaGAGGAGACTGGCTctcgttctttttttctgtcaTCTCTCTTCCGTACCAGCAGGGGTCACCGGTGGGCATCCATCCACGTCTtgttttctcttctcctcGCTGTATATGCTACTTTGTTAACTTCTCTTCTGGAATTAGATtggttctc
This window harbors:
- the LOC102711146 gene encoding LOW QUALITY PROTEIN: putative wall-associated receptor kinase-like 16 (The sequence of the model RefSeq protein was modified relative to this genomic sequence to represent the inferred CDS: substituted 1 base at 1 genomic stop codon); translation: MGLVPMCLAAAAAAVFAASVALASSYAAAAVASSGSEEYDPNNENPCKRWCGNMPIPFPFGLLLQCSGSGKFLLNCTSNQTLLIGIPPAQYRVVNISLNDGLLFVKNITMPTTATALHDLDLSGGQGIWRWAVTNKTCETAAKTEASYACIATHSVCVDAAPGYRCKCSPGFDGNAYINGGCQDIDECSMPDLCDGLCSNIEGSYRCIPCPKGSTFNPLERICVSNGHSLLPGLPIGLGCGIGVLVLTVGLVLFVRWWRRHMQRKLRREYFRKNKGLLLEQLLSSDESIAHDPKIFSFEELEKTTDNFHSTRILGCGGHGTVYKGILLDQRVVAIKKSKIMDHNEISQFINEVAILSQIVHRNMVKLFGCCLESEVPLLVYEFISNGTLYDLLHGEHNTTFSLRWEDCVRIALEVAGALSYLHSAASIPIFHRDVKSANILLNDNYTSKVSDFRASRYISIDKTRVVTIVQGTFGYLDPEYFHTSQLTEKSDVYSFGVILVELLTRKKPILLNCYREKQSLSHYFLQTLQNGRIMEIVHPQVAEEANASEIDELASLAEMCXQIRGEERPKMKEVELRLQLLRAMVTKRSHQGLLGKNEIGSSVQSNSNHASATRSVLLPAAINPSIDHQDATRCYTMEQELISWTDLPR